In the genome of Mycoplasmopsis pulmonis, one region contains:
- a CDS encoding restriction endonuclease subunit S, with protein MTIYKLGEIAKIVGGNSKFTEKYILNNQGIYSVISSKTSNNGIYGCINTFQYEKGITISKDGVYAGTIFYQEKPFSITSHAFYLEITNKNVLEKYLFYFLKNKQEHIQSITYGSTRDSLTKTDFSDFVVSIPSLETQSAIIKIIEPLEKQINAFDELIFSEQKSLQHYLNYFLNKLASINPSIFKNYKLGDITKIVSGNPKFTKSYIEKNEGVYPVISSSSFNNGVYGYINTFDYEKGITISKDGSVGNIFYQSNCFSINASAMLIQPVENMILEKYLFYLLRSKEKNIKQVFSGSVIKHIYPRDIVKIKVDLPTLKTQSAILGINEHFH; from the coding sequence ATGACAATTTATAAACTTGGTGAAATAGCAAAAATAGTTGGAGGAAATTCTAAATTTACAGAAAAATATATTTTAAATAATCAAGGAATTTATTCTGTTATATCTTCAAAAACATCAAACAATGGAATATATGGTTGTATCAATACTTTTCAATATGAAAAAGGTATCACTATTTCAAAGGATGGTGTATATGCTGGAACAATTTTCTATCAAGAAAAACCATTTTCAATAACTTCTCATGCATTTTATCTAGAAATTACAAATAAAAATGTGTTAGAAAAATACCTTTTTTACTTTTTAAAAAACAAACAAGAACATATTCAAAGTATTACATATGGTAGTACAAGAGATAGTTTAACAAAGACTGATTTTTCTGATTTTGTTGTATCTATTCCTTCTTTAGAAACTCAAAGTGCAATAATTAAAATTATTGAACCTTTAGAAAAACAAATAAATGCATTTGATGAATTGATTTTCAGTGAGCAAAAAAGTCTCCAACATTATTTAAATTATTTTTTAAATAAACTTGCATCAATTAATCCTTCAATTTTCAAAAATTATAAACTTGGAGATATTACAAAAATAGTTTCAGGAAATCCTAAATTTACAAAAAGTTACATAGAAAAAAATGAGGGTGTGTATCCAGTAATTTCTAGCTCATCTTTTAATAATGGAGTTTATGGTTATATAAATACATTTGACTATGAAAAAGGTATCACTATTTCAAAAGATGGCTCAGTTGGAAACATATTCTATCAAAGTAACTGTTTTTCGATAAATGCATCTGCCATGTTGATTCAACCTGTTGAAAATATGATTTTAGAAAAATATTTATTTTATTTACTAAGAAGCAAGGAAAAAAATATAAAACAAGTTTTTAGTGGCAGCGTTATTAAGCATATATATCCTAGAGATATTGTTAAAATTAAGGTTGATCTTCCTACTCTTAAAACCCAAAGTGCAATATTAGGTATTAATGAACACTTTCATTAG
- a CDS encoding MAGa3780 family membrane protein: protein MKNNNLTQYMSVKVYKNLSRNDLMTLIFGVVSFVAILIFILITGFFPTKDTQESGMYKLFGFFNDFFYFTTQSNLFISLALIAYSVKKNNKTNNFLAFGIIYITITFVVYWILLAWQSNWSTFYNAFRSFMVHFIVPMLAYISLYFYRKEVVFTKKTLWTSPLYLFGYSLFTLILYYSTLNNEYYYTYDTKTKAIKYFAVVVYGFANYQKPLYIAGAANNLGLRVFLIVIIFIIFVLLPLGFGYACVKLFKLKYESNFKFFKKNLKDNSKVNLIE from the coding sequence ATGAAAAATAACAATTTAACTCAATATATGAGTGTAAAAGTATATAAAAATCTTAGTAGAAATGATTTAATGACATTAATATTTGGTGTTGTTTCTTTTGTAGCTATTTTAATTTTTATATTAATTACAGGATTTTTTCCAACCAAAGACACTCAAGAATCAGGAATGTATAAATTATTTGGCTTTTTTAATGACTTTTTTTATTTTACAACTCAATCAAATTTATTTATTTCATTAGCCTTGATTGCTTATTCAGTTAAAAAAAATAATAAAACAAATAACTTTTTAGCTTTTGGAATAATATACATTACAATTACTTTTGTTGTTTATTGAATACTTTTGGCATGACAGTCAAATTGAAGTACTTTTTATAATGCATTTAGAAGTTTTATGGTTCATTTTATAGTTCCGATGCTTGCTTATATTTCTCTATATTTTTATAGAAAAGAAGTAGTTTTTACAAAAAAAACTCTTTGGACTTCACCACTTTATTTATTTGGTTATTCTTTGTTTACTCTAATTTTGTATTATTCAACTTTAAATAATGAATATTACTACACATATGATACTAAGACCAAAGCTATAAAATATTTTGCAGTTGTAGTATATGGTTTTGCCAATTATCAAAAACCTCTTTATATAGCTGGAGCCGCTAATAATCTAGGTCTAAGAGTATTTTTGATTGTAATAATTTTTATAATTTTTGTTTTACTACCACTAGGATTTGGATATGCATGTGTAAAATTATTTAAATTAAAATATGAAAGTAATTTTAAATTCTTTAAAAAAAATTTAAAAGATAATTCTAAAGTTAATTTAATTGAATAA
- a CDS encoding lipoprotein 17-related variable surface protein, with amino-acid sequence MNVKKFSKNKKLFVLFSSIIFVSQLAFISCTTQISQNQKVKILKNELDSIDKIQLVASSNLKNKLASEVEVSDLKKENFQLIKSGKNYNLASDFMLSYELSKENMNSNDEKGTLKIKAILTKDNLKEEKVFIIEGFKTTKVKNTQLLELEIQKIIQAEPAQGSLFKNKLASQVQKNRSFK; translated from the coding sequence ATGAACGTCAAAAAATTTTCAAAAAATAAAAAGCTTTTTGTTTTATTTTCGAGCATTATTTTTGTTTCTCAATTAGCTTTTATTTCTTGTACAACTCAAATTTCTCAAAACCAAAAAGTAAAAATTTTAAAAAATGAGCTTGACTCTATTGACAAAATTCAACTAGTAGCTTCTTCAAATTTAAAAAATAAATTAGCCTCTGAAGTTGAAGTTTCAGATCTTAAAAAAGAAAACTTTCAATTAATAAAATCAGGGAAAAATTATAACTTAGCCTCTGATTTTATGCTTTCATATGAGTTAAGCAAAGAAAACATGAACTCAAATGATGAAAAAGGAACTTTAAAAATTAAAGCTATTTTAACAAAGGACAATCTTAAAGAAGAAAAAGTTTTTATCATTGAAGGTTTTAAAACAACTAAAGTTAAAAATACTCAATTATTAGAACTTGAAATTCAAAAAATTATTCAAGCAGAACCAGCACAAGGCTCTTTATTTAAAAATAAATTAGCATCGCAAGTTCAAAAAAACAGATCTTTCAAGTAA
- a CDS encoding lipoprotein 17-related variable surface protein, with translation MKKSDGSSYSLPAKFSLSFDLVDQSKREIDDDNGSLNIVLKLEFENQSLTKIIKLNNLTTKDQSKPIDQESQLDSEIQKISKVELLESSKLKDKLASEILESDLRAENFQLKSNGQNYTLAQGITLSFESPKSSEKQVDDLNGSLRIIVKLTKENEVKTNTFIVSGFKTIDRFLDDELKQISSIELSKNSKLKDKIPSDILNSDLNLENIQIKKVDNLSYSPSPGVSLSLSLSKEKQANDEHGSLKVDLKIEKSGRSKIKTFTLYNLKTKNQLNNSIKSFLEEQINQISKIETSLNKEALPSSFDNQSLASLKAKKQDNLDYLVPSDVSISYDFENKNNREIDDENGILKIKVTLTKSNIKVTKVFDISGFKDIEKLLEEQIQNINLAQLTSNSELKNIFASQVKGENLINSNFQLKKADNSYYSTLNKIQISYRLDEKTKKVNNLEGSLEIIVKLQINQKFKEKNIKVSGFKKIETLEKQRQIWSQNWKSDVIPKPDISKFEGVSEIWEWFKELPKLIKKENPQIIDNKEEFNKILIERYKKFVEFIGDDNPRDIEKNTKLIGEYVNHFFNLYNKKNLSFRDFSSEASRQTNIIGTFDQVPTEKGEYFDYKMFSQIPIAQLFIMKNYAQMRIDILNKMNTQEIYKENGSIKLGQKKWLFKKHLEHLSFVEVFFILRLIVIFHYCISQYNFE, from the coding sequence TTGAAAAAAAGTGATGGCTCAAGCTATAGTTTGCCAGCAAAATTTAGTCTTTCTTTTGATCTTGTTGATCAAAGCAAAAGAGAAATTGATGATGATAATGGAAGTTTAAATATTGTTCTTAAATTAGAATTTGAAAATCAAAGTCTAACAAAGATAATCAAACTAAACAATTTAACTACAAAAGATCAAAGCAAACCAATAGACCAAGAGAGTCAATTAGATAGTGAAATTCAAAAGATTAGCAAAGTTGAGCTTTTAGAAAGTTCAAAACTTAAAGATAAACTTGCCTCAGAGATATTAGAAAGTGATCTTAGAGCTGAAAATTTTCAACTAAAATCTAATGGACAAAATTACACTTTAGCTCAGGGAATTACTCTTTCATTTGAAAGTCCAAAATCCTCAGAAAAACAAGTTGATGATTTAAATGGAAGTTTAAGAATTATAGTTAAACTAACAAAAGAAAACGAAGTAAAAACCAATACTTTTATAGTCTCAGGATTTAAAACTATTGATAGATTTTTAGATGATGAGTTAAAGCAAATTTCTTCAATTGAATTATCTAAAAATTCTAAACTTAAAGACAAAATTCCTTCAGATATTCTAAATTCTGATCTTAATCTTGAAAATATTCAAATCAAAAAAGTAGATAATCTAAGCTATAGTCCTTCTCCTGGAGTTAGTCTTTCTTTGAGCTTATCTAAAGAAAAACAAGCCAATGATGAACATGGAAGTTTAAAAGTTGATTTAAAAATTGAAAAATCCGGAAGATCTAAGATTAAAACATTTACTCTTTACAATTTAAAGACAAAAAACCAACTAAACAATTCAATTAAAAGCTTTTTAGAAGAGCAAATAAATCAAATTTCTAAAATAGAAACTTCTTTAAATAAAGAAGCGCTTCCTTCAAGTTTTGATAATCAAAGTCTTGCAAGTTTAAAAGCTAAAAAACAAGATAACTTAGATTATTTAGTTCCAAGTGATGTAAGTATTTCATATGATTTTGAAAATAAAAATAATAGAGAAATAGATGATGAAAATGGAATTTTAAAAATCAAAGTTACACTAACCAAATCAAATATTAAAGTTACTAAAGTATTTGATATTTCTGGTTTTAAAGATATAGAAAAACTTTTAGAAGAGCAAATTCAAAATATTAACTTGGCACAATTGACAAGTAATTCAGAGCTTAAAAATATATTTGCCTCTCAAGTCAAAGGCGAAAATCTTATTAATAGCAATTTCCAATTAAAAAAAGCTGACAATTCATATTATTCAACTTTAAATAAAATTCAAATTTCATATCGCTTAGATGAAAAAACTAAGAAAGTCAATAACTTAGAAGGAAGTTTGGAAATAATTGTTAAATTACAAATCAATCAAAAGTTCAAAGAAAAAAACATCAAAGTTTCTGGTTTTAAAAAAATAGAAACTTTGGAAAAACAAAGGCAAATTTGATCTCAAAATTGAAAATCAGATGTAATTCCTAAACCTGATATTAGTAAATTTGAAGGTGTTTCAGAAATTTGAGAATGATTTAAAGAGCTTCCTAAATTAATTAAAAAAGAAAACCCGCAAATCATAGACAACAAAGAAGAATTTAACAAAATTTTAATTGAAAGATATAAAAAATTTGTTGAATTTATTGGAGATGATAATCCTCGAGATATCGAAAAAAATACTAAGTTAATTGGTGAATATGTAAATCATTTTTTTAATCTTTACAATAAGAAAAATCTTAGCTTTAGAGACTTTAGTAGTGAAGCATCTCGACAAACCAATATCATCGGAACCTTTGATCAAGTCCCTACTGAAAAAGGTGAATATTTTGATTATAAAATGTTTAGCCAAATACCAATTGCACAATTATTTATAATGAAAAATTATGCACAAATGAGAATTGATATATTAAACAAGATGAACACTCAAGAAATTTATAAAGAAAACGGGAGTATTAAACTAGGACAAAAAAAGTGACTATTTAAAAAACACTTAGAACATCTCAGCTTTGTTGAGGTGTTTTTCATTCTAAGATTGATTGTAATCTTTCATTATTGTATCAGTCAATATAATTTTGAATAA
- a CDS encoding IS3-like element IS1138B family transposase has product MKQLKPEQWKKWFSLYEEFYDGKINIKKYIFLVNKNIGKDWKNTYVKSWFFKKYSAFQKDEQSLISQTGKSTANKKNNGRPPKRKEVNEYTREELEEIVKIYRIIFDDISEKEIRKKIKEHKDKEKILTKISWKEFLFSKSTYYSWKKPKLAEPKKDQEIEEIIRKSFHENKGIFGRKRLEIYIQNKYKRYINYRKIGRILLKLNLFCKIRRAKRKNEIKNLNTKYQNLIQRDYNGKFNNIVATDVTYIPSPKDAINNHVYLSIAIHHQSKKIINWNLSKRNDVKLVLDHISKIKFDKEWIIHSDHGSQYSSNQYSEIIKENNGIISMSRIANSLDNREAEYFFSNIKSECLNDLKISKLSFKELQEIIQNYIDWYNNERLQSILEWKTPQQSWDVLSVF; this is encoded by the coding sequence ATGAAACAACTAAAACCAGAACAATGAAAGAAATGATTTTCATTATATGAAGAATTTTATGATGGAAAAATTAATATAAAAAAATATATATTTTTAGTAAACAAAAATATTGGTAAAGATTGAAAAAATACATATGTAAAATCTTGATTTTTCAAAAAATATTCTGCTTTTCAAAAAGATGAACAATCTTTAATTTCACAAACTGGCAAATCTACAGCTAACAAAAAAAATAACGGTAGACCACCAAAAAGAAAAGAAGTTAATGAATATACAAGAGAAGAATTAGAAGAGATTGTTAAAATTTATAGAATAATTTTTGATGACATTAGTGAAAAAGAAATTCGAAAAAAAATTAAAGAACATAAAGATAAAGAAAAAATATTAACTAAAATTTCATGAAAAGAATTTCTCTTTTCAAAATCAACATATTATTCTTGAAAAAAACCTAAACTTGCAGAGCCGAAAAAAGATCAAGAAATTGAAGAAATTATTAGAAAATCATTTCATGAAAACAAAGGTATATTTGGTAGAAAAAGATTAGAAATTTATATTCAAAATAAATATAAAAGGTATATAAACTATCGAAAAATAGGTAGAATTTTGCTTAAATTAAATCTTTTTTGCAAAATTAGAAGAGCAAAAAGAAAAAATGAAATTAAAAATCTTAATACTAAATATCAAAATCTAATTCAAAGAGACTACAATGGCAAATTTAACAACATAGTTGCCACTGATGTAACTTATATTCCAAGCCCCAAAGATGCAATTAACAATCATGTTTATTTATCGATTGCAATTCATCATCAAAGCAAGAAAATAATTAATTGAAATCTAAGTAAAAGAAATGATGTTAAGTTAGTTTTAGATCATATTTCTAAAATCAAATTTGATAAAGAGTGAATAATTCACTCAGATCATGGAAGTCAATATTCATCAAATCAGTATAGTGAAATTATTAAAGAAAACAATGGGATAATTTCAATGAGTAGAATCGCAAATTCACTTGATAATCGAGAAGCAGAATATTTCTTTTCAAATATCAAAAGTGAGTGCTTAAATGATCTAAAAATTTCAAAATTATCATTCAAAGAATTGCAAGAAATTATTCAAAATTATATTGACTGATACAATAATGAAAGATTACAATCAATCTTAGAATGAAAAACACCTCAACAAAGCTGAGATGTTCTAAGTGTTTTTTAA
- a CDS encoding putative immunoglobulin-blocking virulence protein, which translates to MKIFKTRKTRKKLLFILSATLPISVGSAALIYFSNNKNSNEHNELLRAEDPRLIRLIQNNNLDYSKAAPSNTDFNLPEIPKPLPEPEKPKEEPKPQPKPEPKPEPKPEPKPIPKPEPKPEPKPEPKPIPKPEPKPKPIPIPSPSPKPEPLPKPIPAPSPIPKPTPKPIVPERPIQGDDQAGKIVDRILEFNGLKIKGKFLNPRKRETFQSDIDKKITNRNPYYNDLGKLLSIEVTDELRKSNIKNSLSVTNKLLPQILDSLKHEEAYKIISRQWSNFYESLFYKFSRLFESPNVVNFLTEEGKRQYPNIIKEFEENPRKLSAWDNKNQKYAKLLSYLDTSKFTKLSADAEKFLSEGLTTSPDNIYFEADGSINSHSFSPLINTTQQKYTRDNSEKRIFGYDNYYGRGGKDIIDGKFPGWSNQDITNLEEYRKHGASRQDGITVSKLTRDKKSDKGINEGIVVTIDLSNEKGYKKAKAFIEALVKEKKEITAYRILNIGKNDANQRFGDILKVLPERLKQLDLFFETKNTSALLELENKIIDELGMFTKSYPNNDGWNFNPFALRNVAWVNTTDYNASWNAGDLPYSRIVFDTISFDEKDKELNRINDGLRMAYFVRNNEKIFQGGFGPGLDPDHKEGGNSYATRLDLSRIKSIKSLRGLIFRDEKKPTNGKRRLKNLKLYNNHLNFEIDVEELNEAQFDVLSLNEPGPPRTKIEFSNGNQTRHLKIVSKNGTQLSSEGIANLNRLLQAAVDNFGGDAKIKVGSKDGTLKSQLESLGKIVQVEDSAVDFI; encoded by the coding sequence ATGAAAATTTTTAAAACTAGAAAAACTAGAAAAAAATTGTTGTTTATATTATCTGCAACTTTGCCCATTTCTGTAGGTTCAGCTGCATTAATTTACTTTTCTAATAACAAAAATTCAAATGAACACAATGAACTTTTACGAGCTGAAGATCCTAGACTAATCAGGTTAATTCAAAATAATAACCTTGATTATAGTAAAGCAGCTCCTTCTAATACTGATTTTAATCTTCCTGAAATTCCTAAGCCTCTTCCAGAGCCTGAAAAACCAAAAGAAGAACCTAAGCCTCAACCTAAACCAGAGCCCAAACCTGAGCCTAAGCCCGAACCAAAACCAATTCCTAAACCAGAGCCCAAACCTGAACCAAAGCCTGAGCCAAAACCAATTCCTAAACCAGAGCCCAAACCCAAGCCTATTCCAATTCCTAGTCCTAGTCCTAAACCTGAGCCTTTACCTAAACCAATTCCAGCTCCAAGTCCTATTCCAAAGCCCACTCCAAAACCAATAGTTCCTGAAAGGCCAATCCAAGGAGATGATCAAGCAGGAAAAATAGTTGATAGAATCTTAGAATTTAATGGGCTTAAAATTAAAGGGAAATTTTTAAACCCAAGAAAAAGAGAAACTTTCCAATCTGATATAGATAAAAAAATAACAAATAGAAATCCTTATTACAATGATCTAGGTAAGCTTTTATCAATTGAAGTCACTGACGAGCTAAGAAAATCCAATATTAAAAACTCTTTATCTGTAACTAATAAATTATTGCCACAAATATTAGACTCTCTTAAACATGAAGAAGCATATAAAATTATAAGTAGACAATGATCTAATTTTTATGAAAGTCTTTTTTATAAATTTTCTAGACTTTTTGAGTCTCCTAATGTAGTAAATTTTTTAACTGAAGAAGGTAAGAGACAATATCCTAATATCATTAAAGAATTTGAAGAAAATCCAAGAAAACTTTCAGCTTGAGATAATAAAAATCAAAAATATGCTAAATTGCTTTCTTATTTAGACACATCTAAATTTACAAAGCTAAGTGCTGATGCTGAAAAATTTCTATCAGAAGGGCTAACAACAAGTCCAGATAATATTTACTTTGAAGCAGATGGATCAATTAACTCTCATTCATTTTCTCCTTTAATTAATACAACTCAACAAAAATATACAAGAGACAACAGTGAAAAAAGAATCTTTGGATATGATAACTATTATGGAAGAGGTGGAAAAGATATTATTGACGGGAAATTTCCTGGATGGTCAAATCAAGATATTACAAATTTAGAAGAATATAGAAAACACGGAGCTTCTAGACAAGATGGAATTACTGTTTCTAAATTAACTAGAGATAAAAAAAGTGATAAAGGTATAAATGAAGGAATTGTAGTTACAATTGATCTTTCAAATGAAAAAGGTTATAAAAAAGCAAAAGCCTTTATTGAAGCTCTAGTAAAAGAAAAAAAAGAAATTACAGCTTATCGAATATTAAATATTGGTAAAAATGATGCAAATCAAAGATTTGGAGATATTCTAAAAGTCCTTCCAGAAAGATTAAAACAACTAGATCTTTTCTTTGAAACAAAAAACACCTCAGCTTTACTTGAACTTGAAAATAAAATAATTGATGAACTAGGAATGTTTACCAAGAGTTATCCAAACAATGATGGTTGAAATTTCAACCCATTTGCTCTAAGAAATGTAGCTTGAGTAAATACAACTGATTATAATGCTAGTTGAAATGCAGGAGATCTTCCTTATTCAAGAATTGTTTTTGACACCATCTCATTTGATGAAAAAGACAAAGAGTTAAACAGAATTAACGATGGACTAAGAATGGCTTATTTTGTTAGAAACAATGAAAAAATCTTCCAAGGTGGCTTTGGTCCAGGACTTGATCCTGATCATAAAGAGGGTGGAAACTCTTATGCTACAAGACTAGATTTAAGTAGAATAAAATCTATTAAATCACTAAGGGGCTTAATTTTTAGGGATGAGAAAAAACCTACAAATGGTAAAAGAAGATTAAAAAATTTAAAACTTTACAATAATCATCTTAACTTCGAAATTGATGTAGAAGAGTTAAATGAAGCTCAATTTGATGTTTTATCTTTAAATGAACCTGGACCTCCTAGAACAAAAATTGAATTTTCAAATGGAAATCAAACAAGACATTTAAAAATTGTTTCAAAAAATGGAACTCAACTATCTAGTGAAGGAATAGCTAATTTAAATAGACTTCTTCAAGCAGCTGTTGATAATTTTGGTGGAGATGCCAAAATTAAAGTTGGCTCAAAAGATGGCACTTTAAAATCACAACTTGAGTCTCTTGGAAAAATTGTTCAAGTCGAAGATTCAGCTGTTGATTTTATTTAA
- a CDS encoding MSC_0775 family lipoprotein encodes MALSSFSKLDYCDYLLDDIKEAFDLLEDKNFLIFAKNLKNDLSEEEIFFQMSFDQEKFKKVISKKLNFSNQKRKWLEKLKYKIAYHNIHQKRSNLEKFFVPIDIYLKVENSWPQIFLSRTIEVEAENFELKNLRYPLKISEQNRKKIIEKFNFFSNELKKIELAKLIKIKKEKILQYQEYDIEELGSFELSSIFSFSKNQKIKSIQKQINQNETNFFKINFLVNKAFFSKNNPFEINLKINYSLGFFELKKSSYAISHGKSVFIKINLDKNNFDKYFKQQYFKEMLDFKIVKNNLYNINFEKSSLKDFALRVFDENILITKVNYIKVDPKNALFEVDFKYKNEKHKIFKKIGLGFYSYIFEKDFQDSSYKAYNFIAENVQQEELDGVYAEMFRGFESKILSGGFNIMRSFYSKNTKAKWLHVGEDYLAPEYSAIVAPFDGKIIAMYESKMIDEGFGLGTLIMMKIDYDKLKLSPKEFQEYFQIKKGTKGYFYLGLIHLDRDTSFNIEDLKLEHKIFYEPRLENTIAYKIKPTKAKQVFKSQIIGYLGSTQSNGGWIPHVHVCLYSNVKKIFDENGFWQKTNFSHSQRFKNYWNKTSGFNISSVNVDGVRLASFESQKNQIYVSPINYYELNIGYVDPNALFKIRGKSSYWFDVALKWKKE; translated from the coding sequence ATGGCTTTATCTTCTTTTTCTAAATTAGACTACTGTGATTATTTACTCGATGACATAAAAGAGGCCTTTGATTTATTAGAAGATAAAAATTTTTTGATTTTTGCAAAAAATTTAAAAAATGATCTTAGTGAAGAAGAAATCTTTTTTCAAATGAGCTTTGATCAGGAAAAATTCAAAAAAGTCATTAGCAAAAAACTTAATTTTTCAAATCAAAAAAGAAAGTGATTAGAAAAATTAAAATATAAAATTGCCTATCATAACATTCATCAAAAAAGATCTAATTTAGAAAAATTTTTTGTCCCTATTGATATTTATTTGAAAGTAGAAAATTCATGACCACAAATTTTTCTTTCAAGAACAATTGAAGTTGAAGCTGAAAATTTTGAGCTAAAAAATCTAAGATATCCTTTGAAAATCTCTGAGCAAAACAGAAAAAAAATAATTGAAAAATTTAATTTTTTTTCTAATGAACTTAAGAAGATAGAGCTAGCTAAATTAATAAAAATAAAAAAAGAAAAAATTCTTCAATATCAAGAATATGACATTGAAGAACTGGGCTCTTTTGAGCTTAGCTCAATTTTTAGCTTTTCAAAAAATCAAAAAATAAAATCAATTCAAAAGCAAATAAATCAAAATGAAACAAATTTTTTTAAGATTAATTTTTTAGTAAATAAAGCTTTTTTTAGCAAAAATAACCCTTTTGAAATTAATTTAAAAATTAATTATTCTTTAGGTTTTTTTGAATTAAAAAAATCATCTTATGCCATTAGTCATGGCAAAAGTGTTTTTATCAAAATTAATTTGGACAAAAATAATTTTGATAAGTATTTTAAGCAGCAATATTTTAAAGAAATGCTTGATTTTAAGATAGTTAAAAATAATTTGTATAACATCAATTTTGAAAAATCATCTTTAAAAGATTTTGCTCTTAGAGTTTTTGATGAAAATATTTTAATAACTAAAGTTAATTACATCAAAGTTGATCCTAAAAATGCTCTTTTTGAAGTTGATTTTAAATATAAAAATGAAAAGCACAAAATATTTAAAAAAATAGGTTTAGGTTTTTATAGTTATATCTTTGAAAAAGATTTTCAAGATAGTTCATACAAAGCTTATAACTTTATAGCAGAAAATGTCCAACAAGAAGAATTAGATGGAGTCTATGCCGAGATGTTTAGGGGCTTTGAAAGCAAGATTCTTTCAGGGGGCTTTAACATCATGAGAAGTTTTTATTCTAAAAACACAAAAGCAAAGTGGCTCCATGTAGGTGAGGATTATCTAGCCCCTGAATATAGTGCAATAGTAGCTCCTTTTGATGGAAAAATTATTGCCATGTATGAAAGTAAAATGATTGATGAGGGCTTTGGGCTTGGCACTTTAATAATGATGAAAATAGACTATGACAAATTAAAACTTAGTCCCAAAGAATTTCAGGAGTATTTTCAAATCAAAAAAGGAACTAAAGGATATTTTTATCTTGGTCTTATCCATCTTGATAGAGACACAAGTTTTAACATTGAAGATTTAAAACTTGAACACAAGATTTTCTATGAGCCAAGGCTAGAAAATACAATAGCTTATAAAATAAAACCAACTAAAGCTAAGCAAGTTTTTAAATCTCAAATTATTGGTTATTTAGGCTCAACTCAAAGTAATGGTGGATGAATACCACATGTTCATGTTTGTCTTTATTCAAATGTTAAAAAAATTTTTGATGAAAATGGTTTTTGGCAAAAAACAAATTTTTCTCATAGTCAAAGATTTAAAAATTATTGGAATAAAACTTCAGGTTTTAATATCTCGTCAGTTAATGTAGATGGAGTAAGACTAGCTAGTTTTGAAAGTCAAAAAAACCAAATATATGTCTCACCCATTAATTATTATGAGCTTAACATTGGTTATGTTGATCCTAATGCACTTTTTAAAATTAGAGGAAAAAGTTCCTATTGATTTGATGTTGCTTTAAAATGAAAAAAAGAATAA